In Drosophila simulans strain w501 chromosome X, Prin_Dsim_3.1, whole genome shotgun sequence, one DNA window encodes the following:
- the LOC27208385 gene encoding seminase, whose amino-acid sequence MAAVVESLQLILLAIAVRWGDALHRGIPVQQQNYGYVMQIYGPQFLAAGSLFSARYVLTVAHCFKKNTKPEELSVRAGYRWIAWEFRGKPVAGLLRHPKFSPLSLRNDIAVLRVKAAVSHSHKINYIGLCSRPLTPLNTFAPPQELVGWNLMHITQPLKSMSVQVEPEKNCRQWFPQISGGVTCASATKGEGLCYGDSGDPLISEGEVCGLAIAFRKCGDKRYPALFTEVHYHRAFIAKAVLTLDREMLSRSRS is encoded by the coding sequence ATGGCAGCTGTAGTGGAGTCGCTGCAGCTTATCCTCCTTGCCATCGCAGTCAGATGGGGTGATGCCCTTCATCGGGGAATCCCGGTGCAGCAGCAAAACTACGGCTATGTGATGCAGATCTACGGTCCACAGTTCCTGGCGGCCGGATCGCTGTTCAGTGCCCGTTACGTCTTAACGGTGGCTCACTGTTTCAAGAAGAATACCAAGCCGGAGGAGCTGTCAGTGCGCGCGGGCTACAGGTGGATAGCCTGGGAGTTCAGGGGCAAGCCAGTGGCGGGACTCCTGCGCCACCCGAAGTTTTCGCCCCTATCCCTGCGAAACGACATCGCCGTGCTGAGGGTCAAGGCGGCCGTTTCGCATTCCCACAAGATCAACTACATCGGCCTGTGCTCGCGGCCATTGACCCCTCTTAATACGTTCGCACCGCCGCAAGAGCTTGTGGGCTGGAATTTGATGCATATCACCCAGCCCCTTAAATCTATGAGTGTTCAAGTGGAACCCGAGAAAAACTGTCGTCAATGGTTTCCCCAGATCTCGGGCGGCGTGACCTGCGCCTCAGCCACGAAGGGAGAGGGGCTGTGCTATGGGGACTCCGGGGATCCCCTGATCAGCGAAGGAGAAGTATGCGGTCTGGCAATAGCCTTTCGAAAATGCGGAGATAAGCGGTATCCCGCTCTCTTCACGGAGGTTCACTACCATCGCGCCTTTATCGCAAAAGCCGTGCTAACCTTGGACAGGGAAATGCTGAGCAGGTCACGGAGCTGA